In a single window of the Rhineura floridana isolate rRhiFlo1 chromosome 3, rRhiFlo1.hap2, whole genome shotgun sequence genome:
- the LOC133382016 gene encoding ADP-ribose glycohydrolase OARD1-like, producing MASARLAKEERIRYIQGDLFTCPGTDSLAHCISEDCHMSAGIAAIFKKKFGGVQELLNQKKKTGDVAVLKRENRYVYYLITKNKYFHKPTYDNLRKSLEAMKIHCLNNAVTCISMPKIGCGLDRLNWSKVSTMLDEVFEDTDVSITVYTL from the coding sequence ATGGCTAGCGCCCGGTtggcaaaagaagaaagaatcagGTACATACAGGGAGACCTTTTTACATGTCCTGGAACAGACTCCTTGGCTCATTGTATCAGTGAGGATTGTCATATGAGTGCTGGCATAGCTGCCATTTTTAAGAAGAAGTTTGGTGGTGTTCAGGAGCTCTTGAACCAGAAAAAGAAGACTGGAGATGTGGCTGTTCTGAAGAGAGAGAATCGATATGTGTACTATCTGATTACAAAGAACAAATACTTTCATAAGCCTACCTATGACAATCTACGGAAGAGCTTGGAAGCGATGAAAATCCATTGCCTTAATAATGCTGTAACTTGTATTTCTATGCCGAAGATTGGGTGTGGACTTGACCGCCTGAATTGGAGTAAAGTTTCAACAATGCTTGATGAAGTATTTGAGGATACAGATGTTAGCATTACAGTTTATACCCTTTAA